In Artemia franciscana chromosome 8, ASM3288406v1, whole genome shotgun sequence, a genomic segment contains:
- the LOC136030623 gene encoding uncharacterized protein LOC136030623, whose product MAKNLKQVYENIGKFGTLSSPRRLALAANTSQQEAQKFLEKQESYTLHRRAVRPKHFRKNIALYPFEIAQADLISLDGSYAKHNAPYKFLLVMIDVFSRKLFVKPLKSKHGSEVAKQLEQVFSEQTFKKIHVDRGKEFLNPSVKKTLEKYQIELYHTHSHLRATIVERSIRTLRSHLCAFFTHFNTFSFVPRLDLFVSQYNDSPHRSLGNLTPNQVNLQNIPYISDFMYGKRESTQNRLRNQLQVGQSVRVFRGKGIFEKGQFNFSKEIFRIASVQSTDPVTFKLADLSDEPVLGCFFQSELQKVQEPDEYVIDKVVKRRTYRGVKQLLVSWLGYPTSFNTWINVDQARNVD is encoded by the coding sequence atggcaaaaaatttaaagcaagtttatgaaaatattggcaaGTTTGGTACTCTTTCCTCACCACGCCGTCTTGCATTGGCTGCAAATACATCTCAACAAGAAGCTCAAAAGTTTTTGGAGAAGCAAGAGTCCTATACTTTGCATAGGAGAGCTGTTAGACCgaaacattttagaaaaaatatagcACTCTACCCCTTTGAGATTGCTCAAGCAGATTTAATAAGTTTGGATGGATCTTATGCCAAGCACAATGCACCATACAAGTTTTTACTGGTCATGATTGATGTTTTTTCACGCAAACTTTTTGTAAAGCCACTGAAAAGTAAGCATGGAAGTGAAGTTGCAAAACAATTAGAACAGGTGTTTTCTGAACAGACATTTAAAAAGATTCACGTAGATAGAGgaaaggaatttttgaatccaaGTGTGAAAAAGACTCTTGAAAAGTATCAAATTGAACTCTATCATACGCATAGTCATCTGAGAGCTACAATAGTTGAAAGAAGCATACGTACACTTCGTTCTCATCTATGTGcattttttactcattttaatacattttcttttgtaccaAGACTTGACTTATTTGTTTCTCAGTATAATGATTCACCGCATCGTAGCCTTGGAAATTTAACACCGAATCAAGTAAACTTACAAAATATACCTTATATTTCTGATTTTATGTATGGAAAAAGAGAAAGCACACAGAATAGGCTTAGGAATCAATTACAAGTTGGACAAAGTGTTAGAGTCTTTCGTGGTAAAGGAATCTTTGAGAAAGGACAGTTTAATTTTAGCAAAGAAATTTTTCGAATTGCTAGTGTTCAATCCACAGATCCAGTCACATTTAAATTAGCGGATTTGTCAGATGAGCCTGTTCTTGGATGTTTTTTTCAGAGTGAACTACAAAAAGTTCAAGAGCCCGATGAATACGTTATAGATAAAGTAGTTAAACGGCGAACATATCGTGGAGTTAAACAGTTGCTTGTCAGTTGGCTAGGATACCCCACCTCTTTCAACACTTGGATAAACGTAGATCAAGCTAGAAATGTCGATTGA